The following is a genomic window from Meriones unguiculatus strain TT.TT164.6M chromosome 7, Bangor_MerUng_6.1, whole genome shotgun sequence.
TCCGCAGCCCCCTTCCCTTTTAcatttgggacagggtctcctgtagccaggctggcctaacACTTGCCATGTAGTGGACAGCGACTTTActcttctgatcctcctgttctACTTCCTGAATGGTAGAATTATGGGCCTGAGTACATGCCTGGGTTATTAAACCCAGGACTCTGTCCATGATAGGAAACCGCTGTAACCAACTGAACTACGTTCCCAGACTGCTAGTTAAGAGAACAGTATTTTTGGATCTAAATCAATTTTGAATTCCCTGGTTCTGTCCACGAAGactcttgaaataaaaaaaaaagattctgccTCTTAACCATCTTTTTTGACCAGCCCAAGaagagttctgcctgcctgtcGCAGTCTGAGAGGCAGTTTCCTCATTCATAGCCATGCCCAGTACAAGACAGGGAGCAAACTGAAATTGCTCACTTGTGAGCCAGGTCTTTTGAGCAGCTGTTAAAATGTTTGGCAAAGGGCTTGTATgaaaggctgggggtgggggttggatcATTTGTCATCACAACCCTGTTACTACAGGCAACTCAACGTCTTTGCTGTAGTCTCTTTCAATCTAGAAAGCGTTGATAGAAGAGCTTTGTGTTAGCTTTTATCATTCCAAGAACATAAATAGCAAAATGTTAGTGCCTTTGAGTCAGACAAATTTGCATAACCCAAGGTAAAGCAGAATAATTTAGAGATACTTAAAACTAAGTATTtggtattttttaaaacaagactTAATTTGCCTCTGCAGAGTAGAATGTATTCCTTTTTCCTAATAAAAAACGAACTTAAGGTCTTCCCAGGGTGGATTCTGGAAATGCTGTTTCTaataggaggagagagagatgttTCTAGTCAAATCTTTCCTAGGAAAATGATCTGAAATCAGAGGTTCTCACTGCTGCATCCTCTTGTGGTGCAGTCAAAAGGAGGCCTGGCTTTACATGGTAAAGCCAGAGGGCACTGTTGCTGCTTCCCACCAAACAGCCAGTTTTCTAGGGCTGCTGTATGACGTcatagaataaaaatgaaaaacacgAAGAAATCCATTTCAAAATAGACATTTAATGCAATCCTTAggtcaaagaaaaattatttttacagtttCTACAGTGGGCCACTTGCCAGAATAGGACCAGCACAGTCTGGTTTTGAAGGCCCCAATTGTGTCCTCCTGGCACAGTTTCCCTTGAATTATTGATTTGTATATGCTGCTTATGCATCATAAGGAGCATTTCATTCTTGAAGTTTCAATCACCTCTACTGGTGCCATTTAGCTGCCAGAACAGGCAGAGAGGCACCCTCCCCAAGGGGTTCTTAACCACCAAGGAATTGGACAACCTTGAGTCTCTTGAACCcacttgcacatacatgcatatgtatctacatacatatgtatgtgtgttcacacacGTAATTATATGGGGCTTGTTGACCCCCAAGGCCCCTATTAAGTTTTTAAGGCCCCAAGGAGCCAGTGTGCTAATAAATGTGAGCAATACAATTGCCCGGGTTACGCACAGCTCAGGTGAAGGAGGGTTGCATTAGCTATACTGACAAGTAAGAACAACTGTTTGATCTACAGTTTTGATTCTGTGGTACGGATCAGTTCTGAGCTCCTGGCATTTTCAAGAACTACCTAGCCTGGGCAGCTGTCCAGGCAACTCAGGAGACTGAGAATAGCTGCCCTTCTGGGAACATGCAGGGTCTCTATTCACCATCTCAGGACTTCAACCCTCTCCCAAACCAGTTTTACTTGTAGAAAGGGGCATTTCAAATTTCAATTTGATTTGATTGGAAagggcagctttttttttttaataggcagAAAAAGTACTTAAAGATTGGACAATGACGCTGAATCCTTGGATCACTCAGCCATTTCAAGTCCAATATTGTCTCTAACATTTTTTAACTTAGTTTCCCCACAAGTTTCTCTTCCCTATCTCCTACTTGAACTAAGCAAGTTTATCAGAAACTACCTAGGCACCCAGGGACTCCACTGGAGTTGTGGGCTGGCTAGAGGAGAAGCCAGGACTACTGAGAATCTGATCTGTAGAAATGAAACAAGGCTTTTGGCTATTGACAAACTGCCAGCTCAGGCTTCTACTTTTGTCAGCACACTTTGAAATGGCCATCAAGGCACACAAGCTCAGCTTCTCCTATCGCCACTCTCTGCTCCTCCAAACACCCAGCAACTGGTTAGTCTCCAGCATGAGGAAACAAGTGCCCCTAAGTACTGAGGATAAAGCTGAATGTATTTTACCTGAACTGTATTCTGAGGTATTCTAAGATCCTGCTAGGAGGTGTGGGGAGCAAATTCAATTTCTTTTTGCAGACTGGTAAATTTTACAATTATGCTACCCGACCTCAAAGTGCAGACACATAAATTTACCAGCACAATTCTGAATCTCCAGAAATCACACTGAAACTGTTACGTTTACAAACATTAAATTTATTATAACTAGAATGAATGTAATGGTTCTCAGATTTGGCCACCTTATAGCTCCGCTTAaggaggggattttttttttaacagaaaaatgcATTATAACTTGGTCAAATTACTTGCACATTAAGAAACAATGTCTAAGgaggaaaacaagaaaagcaaCCCTTCAGTTTCACATAATTAAAGAACAGGAGAAAGCACACAAGCAACATCATAGCTAAATTTACCAAACCAAAGCCAGGGGGATTTTCTCTTCTGATTATGTGTCATAAAAAGGTCCGCTGtcttatatacacatgtatataatgttaCATTCCAGCACTGTAAAAAGTCCCctttgccccctccccccaaaagttTTCAGTCTAGTCGCCGAACTTGGCAAGCGGCGCTCGCTCCTGCTGCCGGTGCAGTTCGTTCTCGGTCAGCAGCTGGAGGTTCTCGGCGCGCAGCCtgtccagctccagctccagctcccgCACTCGCGCGTCGACGCCACCCAGCCGCTTGCTTTCCAGCCGCAGCCGATTATTTTCGTCCTCCTTGCGCGAGAGGcacttctccagctccaggtacTCTTTGATAAGCTCCTGCTTGCTCATGTTCTGCAGGCTCTCGGCGTGGTACCGCTCGTACGTCTCCGAGAAGTCCCGCTGCAGAAACTCGCTGCCGTCCCCGCCCATGCCATCGCTGCCTCCGTCCTCTTCACCAGCTTCCTCCACAAAGTCCTCATCGCTGGTGTCGTCGGATTTGGCGGCTGCCCGCTTGGGGTAGAGGCCGGTTTTGAGATCAGGCTCCTCCTGGTCGTGGTCATCCATGAGGAACTGCGTGGTGTTATAGGGTGCGACCGGCTGGCCCTTGGCGAACATCTCGGCTCGAACCCGCGAAGCTCGCAGGCTCTGCTTCTCGTCgaacttctttttctcctcccacgTCAGCTTGTAGTAGGGCTTCCAGTGCCGCTTCTTCTTGGAGGGGCGTCTCCGATGCTTTTTCTTGCCCAGCTGTCTCTGCTGCTGTCCCCACGGCTCCTCGCCTCCGGCCGCAGCAGCCTCCAACTTGGTGGCCCCTGAGTCATGACCCGGCTGCACGAGGGACTCCGACATGGGTTCCCCCTCCGGCGACGGGGAGGCGCCGCCAGTGGATAAGTCCTCCCCATTCTGGCCCTTCTCGCCCGTTTCCAGGCAGCTTGATTCTGGACAGGCACCGGTCTGCAGCGGGGGCCGCTGGTGCTTCAGGCCCCCGTCTCCCTCCTGGCCCGGACGGCCATCCGACTGCGGGGACGCTCTCGATTGCCACCTACTGTCCTCCTTGGGCACCCGTCCCTCCGCGCCTGGGGGGCGCTCGGAGTTCTCCTCACGGACAACAGCAGCACCTGTACAGTTGCTAGTTGGAGGCTGGTGTTGATGTTCTGTCAAGAGCGGCTCGGCCATGACTTAGTGGAGTCCTCCTTTGGAAGTTCGGGAAATTTTGGCTTAGGGAgaaaggtttttctttcttctcaacgAATGTCCAACAAAGTCGTCCTCTTCGGCCGGCAATTTCTGCGGTGACGCCTTTCGTCCGTCCTGTCAGCAAACTCCAGTCGCAACTTGGGAGTCCAGTCAACAAAGGGTTAAGCGCTAGGCAGCGTGGCCAACTAGCAGGTCCAAGGGGTGCGCGGCAGGCACCGTACGTAATGTGCAGAGGGGTGGGCTTCACTGCTCCCGCCGAGCGCTCCCACGGCCGAGGAGTCGGTGGGCAAGGAGCGGAGGATTAGGTCCAATGGGTTAAACCCCACCCCGAAGGGGTTAAAACTACACGATGACGCTACCTCCGAGGGGCCGAATCCACAAAGGGTTAAATCCCCTGCCGCAGAGCCCACAAGGGGTTAAAGTCCCGGAGCCACCTCCTCCCACTTCCACGGGTGTCGCTCCAACCCGAGCTCCCAGCTCCCCAGGCCGGGCCGGAGCCTTAGCCGAGGACAGACAAACTCATCTCCCCTCTGGCTCGATGCTCCGCTCAGTtctcctccgcctcctcctcctctcctccctccctcctccccccctccaGACAGCTCGTCTTCCGCCTCCTCCTCCAGCCTCCCCTCCCAACCTGATTTTCCACCTGCCAACTTCCAACTGCTGTCTCCAAGCCCTCGGCGCCTCTTATATATAGAAGCTGGCTGGCCCCGCCCGCGCGCATGCGTAACGGAGTCCCGGCGTGGGGCCGCCGGGAGTCGTAGTCGCCCCCCTCCGGGCCCGCCGGCCCCGCGCGCCGTACGGCGTAGCCAATCGTGGGGCGCGCAGGGGGCGCCTCCCGGGCCGCCCCCTTCCACCGCCCAGCCGTCGCTGAGGAAACGCGGACGGCCATTGGGCGAGAGTTAGTCGTCTCTCCTCGGAGAGACGGCCAATCGCAGAGGAGACAGGGCGGGCTCTGGACCATACCATTGTGCTTCAGGAATACGAGGAGATTCCATGGCCTTTGGGAATCTAGACCGAGGATTTTCACGAAAAGGCGAGTTTAAAAGACTACTGTGGTGTTCTGCTCCCAGCGGAGCGGTTCTGATGGCCATAGACGGTTTTCGGCTCGTGCCGGAATGGTTTGTCCCTAAAAAGTAGTCCCTAAAGTGTAAAAGAGGATTAAATCCTATAAAGAGAGATGTTAGTCCTGATTACTGATGCCGGATTCCTAAAATCACAATAATGTCCCTAAGGCCGGTGACGAGCCTCTGGGTGAGAGAGAAGCGGAAGGATATTGTGGACAAGtatttattaaggaaaaaaaagacgaAAAGCGCATGAAGAAGTAAACAAATGAAGAATTAAGAAGTGCCGCCTTAAAGGGCCAGTGTTGATGGCCTGCCGAGCATCGGCCTCAGACAAGGCCTCGGGAGAGGAGAGGGCGGGTTCGAGTCCAGAATGACGTCGGCCCCCCGGCTACACTCGGGACACTTGGGTGAGAG
Proteins encoded in this region:
- the Hexim1 gene encoding protein HEXIM1; this translates as MAEPLLTEHQHQPPTSNCTGAAVVREENSERPPGAEGRVPKEDSRWQSRASPQSDGRPGQEGDGGLKHQRPPLQTGACPESSCLETGEKGQNGEDLSTGGASPSPEGEPMSESLVQPGHDSGATKLEAAAAGGEEPWGQQQRQLGKKKHRRRPSKKKRHWKPYYKLTWEEKKKFDEKQSLRASRVRAEMFAKGQPVAPYNTTQFLMDDHDQEEPDLKTGLYPKRAAAKSDDTSDEDFVEEAGEEDGGSDGMGGDGSEFLQRDFSETYERYHAESLQNMSKQELIKEYLELEKCLSRKEDENNRLRLESKRLGGVDARVRELELELDRLRAENLQLLTENELHRQQERAPLAKFGD